One Candidatus Nomurabacteria bacterium genomic window carries:
- the bcp gene encoding thioredoxin-dependent thiol peroxidase translates to MKAPEFSLQDQNNITHRLQDYRGRWVIVYFYPKDATPGCTKEACSFRDGRELLENAGAVVLGISKDTVTSHKKFADKHQLNFTLLSDTSTETIQAYGAWGKKKFMGKEYEGIKRNTYLISPDGTIVKTYENVNPATHIGEVLRDVQAVNHA, encoded by the coding sequence ATGAAAGCACCAGAATTTTCGCTACAAGATCAAAACAATATAACCCATCGATTACAAGACTACAGAGGAAGATGGGTGATCGTATATTTTTACCCTAAAGATGCTACCCCTGGTTGCACAAAAGAGGCGTGTAGCTTTAGGGACGGTAGAGAACTATTAGAGAACGCCGGGGCGGTCGTGCTCGGTATATCTAAAGATACTGTCACCAGCCATAAGAAATTTGCCGATAAACATCAATTAAACTTTACCTTGCTCAGCGATACTTCAACAGAAACGATTCAAGCGTATGGGGCGTGGGGTAAGAAAAAATTTATGGGTAAAGAATACGAAGGAATAAAGCGCAATACCTATCTCATTAGTCCCGATGGCACAATAGTAAAAACTTATGAAAATGTAAATCCTGCTACCCATATAGGGGAAGTGTTGCGTGACGTACAAGCAGTTAATCACGCTTAA
- a CDS encoding cation-transporting P-type ATPase — translation MDKQWYRMTTSEVLEALSVDITKGVTIGKHTMYNKPFFIPKNAWPLYVYKVLRNGAYTHIRADKLIVGDIIRFNIGDIVPATVRLLESRSLAVQDDNIIGGSGLSYKHTFASKSLLPISDQKNMLFAGSRIQGGSAKGIVVGLAQQSKEIYVAKPMDCIKKPYILVKNSNVKSQLKHVTHVYFDDLQQPDEIVQLVQKLYLQKNIQVSFFVHDTVARNLTDSLPKTAFMHFSQSTPLLPAGIRVWVGLHVANKAKIIKKTTPRGATSMYVYRGNPYQAISKITDISATVTEHARQIAIYEADVLIPNISVATFSSILYNKKIA, via the coding sequence ATGGACAAACAGTGGTATCGCATGACAACCTCTGAAGTGTTAGAAGCACTGAGCGTTGACATTACGAAGGGTGTGACTATAGGCAAGCATACAATGTATAACAAGCCGTTTTTCATTCCTAAAAATGCGTGGCCATTATATGTATATAAAGTACTCAGAAATGGAGCATATACACATATACGAGCCGATAAACTCATAGTGGGTGATATTATTAGATTTAATATCGGTGACATCGTACCTGCTACTGTGCGTCTTCTGGAATCGCGTTCACTAGCTGTACAAGACGATAACATTATTGGTGGCAGTGGTTTATCATACAAGCATACGTTTGCCAGTAAATCTTTGTTACCAATTTCAGACCAAAAAAATATGCTGTTTGCAGGGTCGCGCATACAGGGCGGATCCGCCAAAGGTATTGTCGTCGGCTTAGCCCAACAATCAAAAGAAATATACGTAGCAAAACCAATGGATTGCATAAAAAAGCCGTATATTTTAGTAAAAAATAGTAATGTAAAGAGCCAGCTTAAACATGTGACACATGTATACTTTGATGATTTGCAGCAACCAGATGAAATAGTGCAACTGGTACAAAAACTTTATCTTCAAAAAAACATACAAGTATCATTTTTTGTGCACGATACAGTAGCACGAAATCTTACCGATAGTTTACCAAAAACGGCCTTCATGCACTTTTCTCAGAGCACACCACTACTACCTGCTGGTATACGCGTTTGGGTAGGACTACACGTGGCTAACAAAGCAAAAATTATTAAGAAAACAACGCCGCGCGGGGCTACTAGTATGTATGTATATCGGGGCAACCCGTATCAGGCGATTTCAAAAATTACAGACATTAGTGCCACTGTGACAGAACACGCTCGCCAAATTGCTATATATGAAGCGGACGTTCTTATACCGAATATATCAGTCGCTACTTTTTCTAGTATTTTATACAACAAAAAAATAGCATAA
- the hflB gene encoding ATP-dependent zinc metalloprotease FtsH translates to MDKKKVPQKKPDNKKRLYKNLGFAVIVALFVGVFLLSFNKPAELAQKPYNDVMNRANRGEISKLVVSGEKIEVTLNDQDKASEVTRGEAGSSIYGPGGLTNRDVSVEFKEASSSGATITALLINLLPVIIIVGVLIFLLRSAQGQGNQALGFGKSSARLYGNEKEVVKFNDVAGNDEAKVDLQEVVEFLKFPKKFQAVGARIPKGVLLVGPPGTGKTMMARAVAGEANVPFFSISGSEFVEMFVGVGASRVRDLFSKAKKNAPCIIFVDEIDAVGRRRGSGMGGGHDEREQTLNQILVEMDGFEQGQNVIVLAATNRMDVLDPALLRPGRFDRRVAIGLPDRKDRLEILKVHFSKKPLQKGVDLESLAAKTAGSSGADLANIANEAAIVAARQDRTKITEQDITEAFEKVAIGPERKSKVMSEKEKELTAYHEAGHAIVGHVLPDSDMVHKVTIIPRGGTGGVTWFIPPEDKSYHSIIEYKDVLARMLGGRIAEEVIYGTERVTTGAGNDLQKAAELARDMVVNQGMGKQLRDQVFHVEGGMMLDRLVSERQYSDDTAKIIDDEVEALITEAAHRARVVIRANKQYLDSLKDALLEKETVEAEEVIKLLSGSTMPSAAALY, encoded by the coding sequence ATGGATAAAAAGAAAGTACCTCAGAAAAAACCTGATAATAAAAAAAGGTTGTATAAGAACCTAGGTTTTGCAGTTATTGTTGCGCTATTCGTTGGCGTATTTTTGCTTAGTTTTAATAAACCAGCCGAACTCGCTCAAAAGCCTTATAACGATGTAATGAATCGTGCTAACAGGGGTGAAATATCTAAACTTGTTGTATCTGGTGAAAAAATAGAAGTAACGCTCAATGATCAAGACAAAGCCAGTGAGGTTACCCGTGGCGAAGCAGGTTCGAGTATTTATGGGCCAGGAGGCTTAACAAATAGAGATGTATCTGTTGAGTTTAAAGAAGCTTCGTCTAGTGGCGCAACAATTACTGCACTGCTCATTAATTTATTACCAGTAATTATCATTGTAGGTGTGCTTATTTTTCTTTTAAGATCTGCGCAAGGACAAGGGAACCAAGCGCTTGGTTTTGGCAAGAGCAGTGCTCGGTTGTATGGTAATGAAAAAGAAGTTGTTAAATTTAACGATGTTGCCGGCAACGACGAAGCAAAGGTAGACCTCCAAGAAGTGGTAGAATTCTTAAAATTCCCTAAGAAATTCCAAGCAGTTGGCGCTCGTATTCCTAAGGGTGTATTACTAGTAGGCCCCCCTGGAACAGGTAAAACTATGATGGCTCGAGCGGTTGCTGGTGAAGCAAATGTACCCTTCTTTAGCATATCTGGTTCAGAATTTGTTGAAATGTTTGTTGGTGTTGGTGCTTCCCGAGTTCGTGATCTTTTTAGTAAAGCTAAAAAGAATGCCCCTTGTATAATTTTTGTAGACGAAATTGACGCCGTTGGCCGCCGCCGAGGCAGTGGCATGGGCGGAGGTCACGACGAACGTGAGCAAACACTAAATCAAATACTTGTAGAAATGGATGGCTTTGAACAAGGCCAAAACGTTATTGTATTAGCCGCTACAAACCGCATGGATGTGCTTGATCCTGCTTTGTTGCGCCCTGGACGATTTGACAGACGGGTGGCCATAGGATTACCCGACCGTAAAGATAGGTTAGAAATACTAAAAGTACATTTTTCTAAAAAGCCGCTACAAAAAGGTGTTGATCTAGAATCTTTGGCAGCTAAAACGGCCGGCTCTAGCGGGGCAGATCTTGCGAACATTGCGAACGAAGCTGCTATTGTAGCTGCCCGCCAAGATCGTACCAAGATTACTGAACAAGACATTACTGAAGCGTTTGAGAAAGTTGCAATAGGACCAGAACGTAAAAGTAAGGTAATGAGTGAAAAAGAGAAAGAACTTACCGCCTACCATGAGGCTGGACACGCTATTGTTGGGCATGTATTGCCTGATAGCGACATGGTCCATAAAGTAACAATTATACCGCGAGGTGGCACAGGTGGTGTTACGTGGTTTATCCCGCCAGAAGACAAAAGCTATCACAGTATCATTGAATACAAAGATGTTTTGGCGCGTATGCTAGGTGGCCGTATTGCCGAAGAAGTAATTTATGGTACAGAACGTGTCACTACTGGCGCTGGTAATGATTTACAAAAAGCTGCCGAACTTGCTCGCGACATGGTAGTCAATCAAGGTATGGGTAAGCAGTTACGTGACCAAGTGTTTCACGTTGAAGGCGGTATGATGCTTGATAGGCTGGTATCTGAACGTCAGTATTCAGATGATACGGCAAAAATCATTGACGATGAGGTAGAAGCACTCATCACAGAAGCCGCCCACCGTGCGCGGGTAGTAATACGTGCGAATAAGCAATACCTAGATTCTTTAAAAGATGCATTGCTAGAAAAAGAAACTGTAGAAGCAGAAGAAGTAATAAAGCTATTATCAGGATCTACGATGCCGTCAGCTGCGGCCCTTTACTAG
- the lepA gene encoding elongation factor 4: protein MNVEKIRNFCIIAHIDHGKSTLADRLMELTNTVDKRNMKAQLLDKMDLEREKGITIKLAPVRMVYDNHELNLIDTPGHVDFSYEVSRSLEACEGAILVVDASQGIQAQTLANVYLAMAADLTIIPVLNKIDLPAADTEKVSAEVIALLGCTKEDILHISAKTGKGVETVLDRIIADVPPPQGSADQPTRALIFDSYYDDYRGVILYVRVFDGAIQKNDAIHMIGTRSSGIALEVGCLQPGMIVTNTLDTGEIGYIVTNLKSTREARVGDTVTLEKTQAHEALPGYKEVKPFVYAGFFPDSNENYQLLKDAIEKLSLSDSALQFTPENSPVLGFGVRIGFLGLLHMDIIKERLEREYGLELVITNPSTDYHVTLITGETLDIKSASELPDPAKIETIKEPWIKGEVVCPKEYVGSVIQLIVSKRGSYKNVSYVDATLALISFDAPLANLLTDFYDQLKSITSGYGSFNYELHNYRAEDLVRLDFYVAGERVDALGIMVHRSEAEHLGRVTVKKLKDVIPRQNFQVALQAAIGGRFIAREDISAYRKDVTTGLYGGDVSRKKKVLAKQAKGKKRMKRFGKVDIPAEAFTVMLKRD, encoded by the coding sequence ATAAACGTGGAAAAGATTAGAAATTTTTGTATTATCGCACATATTGATCACGGTAAAAGCACTTTAGCCGATAGGCTCATGGAACTTACCAATACAGTAGATAAGCGTAATATGAAAGCGCAGCTCTTAGATAAAATGGATCTAGAACGCGAAAAGGGAATAACCATTAAATTGGCGCCTGTACGCATGGTGTACGATAATCATGAGTTAAATCTTATAGACACACCAGGGCATGTAGACTTTAGTTACGAGGTGTCTCGTAGTCTAGAGGCTTGTGAAGGTGCAATTCTAGTGGTAGATGCCAGCCAGGGTATTCAAGCCCAGACGTTAGCAAATGTGTATTTAGCGATGGCTGCAGACCTGACGATTATCCCCGTACTTAATAAGATTGATCTGCCAGCCGCAGATACAGAAAAAGTTAGCGCAGAAGTCATTGCACTATTAGGCTGTACAAAAGAAGATATATTACATATTTCTGCTAAGACGGGCAAAGGAGTAGAAACAGTACTTGATCGTATTATTGCAGATGTGCCGCCACCACAAGGCTCGGCAGACCAACCAACCCGCGCATTAATCTTTGATAGCTATTACGATGATTATCGGGGGGTTATTTTATATGTGCGTGTTTTTGACGGAGCAATCCAAAAAAACGATGCAATACACATGATTGGTACCCGCAGCTCGGGAATCGCCCTTGAAGTAGGCTGTTTGCAGCCTGGCATGATTGTAACTAACACATTAGACACTGGTGAAATCGGCTACATTGTTACTAACCTTAAAAGTACCCGCGAAGCAAGGGTAGGAGATACGGTAACGTTAGAAAAAACACAAGCACATGAAGCATTGCCCGGTTACAAAGAAGTAAAACCATTTGTTTATGCGGGATTTTTTCCAGACAGTAACGAAAATTATCAATTGCTAAAAGACGCCATTGAAAAACTCAGCTTAAGTGATTCGGCATTACAATTTACACCAGAAAATTCACCGGTGCTTGGCTTTGGCGTTCGTATTGGCTTTTTGGGGTTACTCCATATGGATATCATTAAAGAGAGGCTCGAACGAGAGTACGGGCTGGAACTTGTAATTACCAACCCAAGCACTGACTACCATGTAACTCTTATTACTGGTGAAACCCTTGATATTAAAAGCGCCAGCGAACTGCCTGATCCGGCAAAAATAGAGACTATAAAAGAGCCCTGGATAAAGGGTGAAGTCGTGTGTCCAAAAGAGTACGTAGGCTCTGTCATACAGCTCATTGTCAGCAAACGCGGTAGCTATAAAAATGTGAGTTATGTTGATGCTACACTAGCTTTAATTAGTTTTGATGCTCCACTCGCAAACTTACTGACAGATTTTTACGATCAGCTTAAAAGTATCACGAGTGGCTACGGATCATTTAATTATGAGCTTCATAATTACAGGGCAGAAGATTTAGTGCGACTTGACTTTTACGTTGCTGGTGAACGCGTAGATGCGCTAGGAATAATGGTACACCGCAGTGAGGCAGAGCATCTAGGCCGCGTAACAGTAAAAAAACTTAAAGATGTTATACCACGTCAAAATTTTCAAGTAGCGTTGCAAGCAGCGATAGGTGGGCGATTTATTGCAAGAGAAGACATTAGTGCGTACCGTAAAGATGTTACTACGGGGCTATATGGTGGGGATGTATCTCGTAAGAAAAAGGTTCTCGCGAAGCAGGCTAAAGGTAAAAAACGTATGAAACGTTTCGGCAAAGTTGATATCCCGGCAGAAGCCTTCACTGTTATGCTTAAGCGTGATTAA
- a CDS encoding virulence factor MviN: MNRFLNRANKRISLGTAAALLAGTSFLGIFLGILRTKLINANFNVFTSDAYFAAFKIPDFIFFTLASGALGVAFLPILSDRLAKNRQSAWEVSSYILNFLGLIALVASILLMLLADPLMRYVVAPGFTPQQLELSVSIMRIVSVNVFIFSISTILSTVQQAVGRFFFIAIAPLFYNTSIIASIFIFGDSLGIVGLSLGVALGSILQLLVVALGMAGLKFKYTPLIDFKNQSFREVLRVLPARAIDQGVDSINAIVETRFASRLLTGSVTWYENALVLHFAPISLIGNSISTAAFPRLTDRLAQGRTDLFRKEFIKVLRTMIWIALPVVVVSFFARAYLARIIFARSSSEIAMIFGFLSVAIFFRIIYTIISRYFYAHKDTKTPLYVSLFVIALNVFLAYTLSKPSAYGVAGLAIAQSIVALTEVMILVAIMIQRDRKLFTGDFVQAITRMIAITGFSAFATYVAIQFFPLLQTDTGFVLMIKLGIITSITFTVHTAMSYVFDMPEARAVVQKVRTMALAVIKV; this comes from the coding sequence ATGAACCGATTTTTAAACAGAGCCAACAAACGGATTAGCCTCGGCACAGCAGCAGCGCTCTTGGCGGGTACGTCATTCTTAGGAATATTTTTAGGTATACTGCGCACTAAATTAATTAATGCGAACTTCAATGTTTTTACTTCTGACGCATATTTTGCTGCATTTAAAATCCCAGATTTTATCTTTTTTACTCTTGCATCGGGTGCTCTTGGAGTCGCTTTTTTACCGATATTAAGTGATAGACTCGCTAAAAATAGACAATCTGCATGGGAAGTCTCAAGTTATATTCTTAACTTTTTGGGTTTAATAGCACTTGTGGCTTCTATTTTGTTGATGTTGCTTGCCGACCCTCTGATGCGTTACGTTGTGGCACCAGGGTTTACACCACAACAGCTTGAACTATCGGTTTCTATTATGCGCATTGTTTCTGTTAACGTGTTTATATTTTCTATTTCTACGATATTATCTACGGTGCAGCAAGCCGTTGGGCGTTTTTTCTTTATAGCCATTGCACCATTGTTTTATAACACTTCTATTATTGCCAGTATATTTATCTTTGGTGACTCGCTCGGTATCGTTGGGCTGAGTCTTGGTGTCGCGCTTGGTTCTATTTTGCAATTACTTGTAGTGGCGCTTGGTATGGCTGGTCTTAAATTTAAATACACTCCATTAATAGATTTTAAAAACCAAAGCTTTAGAGAAGTGCTACGGGTGCTTCCAGCTCGTGCTATCGACCAAGGTGTAGATAGTATCAATGCAATTGTAGAAACGAGGTTTGCTTCTCGGTTGCTGACTGGATCGGTTACTTGGTATGAAAATGCTCTGGTATTGCACTTTGCGCCAATTTCATTAATTGGAAACTCTATATCGACTGCTGCGTTCCCCCGACTAACAGATAGGCTAGCGCAAGGGAGAACTGATCTTTTTAGAAAAGAATTTATTAAAGTACTAAGAACAATGATCTGGATAGCTCTGCCAGTCGTTGTTGTTAGCTTTTTTGCTCGGGCATACTTGGCTAGAATTATTTTTGCACGAAGCAGTAGTGAAATTGCTATGATTTTTGGATTTTTGAGTGTGGCAATATTTTTTAGAATAATATACACAATAATTTCTCGCTATTTTTATGCTCATAAAGACACCAAGACTCCGCTATATGTTTCACTTTTTGTGATAGCACTGAACGTATTTTTAGCGTATACACTATCTAAACCGAGTGCCTATGGAGTTGCTGGTTTAGCAATTGCCCAAAGTATTGTTGCGCTCACAGAGGTTATGATTTTAGTTGCAATCATGATTCAAAGAGATAGAAAATTATTTACAGGAGATTTTGTTCAAGCGATTACTCGTATGATAGCTATTACAGGATTTAGCGCTTTTGCTACATATGTAGCAATCCAATTCTTTCCACTACTACAAACGGACACAGGTTTTGTGCTTATGATAAAACTAGGCATTATTACTTCAATCACGTTTACGGTGCACACAGCCATGTCGTATGTTTTTGATATGCCAGAAGCGCGTGCAGTTGTACAAAAAGTAAGAACGATGGCATTAGCCGTCATAAAGGTATAA
- the tilS gene encoding tRNA lysidine(34) synthetase TilS, whose product MKLNKLSYSKISDGTYILAVSGGVDSVVLLDLLKKQHNITLVIAHVDHGIREDSGIDAMFVEELANNSGYTYETTQLSLGNDTSEDLARQKRYEFLYRMQKKHQAAAIITAHHQDDMIETMFLNIMRGTKRKGIASLQSTDTIIRPILYVPKRDIYNYAKAHNLQWREDSTNIDTAYARNNIRHTVVAKMNTQQRAQALAIIQNTQLLNTKIDKELRLLITRGLHKDTLVLNRSWFCKLPHDISTEVVHMLLRRANAANVDTPTIEKVTVAIKTMLPGKVIQVSGVDIQLTKRSARFISRSQTDEKTV is encoded by the coding sequence GTGAAGTTGAACAAATTATCATATAGTAAGATTAGCGACGGCACGTATATATTAGCTGTTTCAGGTGGTGTTGATTCAGTTGTACTGTTAGATTTATTAAAAAAACAACATAATATAACGCTTGTGATTGCTCATGTAGACCACGGTATACGAGAAGACTCTGGCATAGATGCTATGTTTGTTGAAGAGCTAGCAAACAATAGTGGCTATACATACGAAACAACGCAGTTGTCTTTAGGCAATGATACCAGCGAGGATTTGGCCCGCCAAAAACGTTATGAATTCTTATATAGAATGCAAAAAAAACATCAAGCTGCTGCAATTATTACTGCTCATCACCAGGACGATATGATTGAAACAATGTTTCTTAACATTATGCGAGGCACAAAACGCAAAGGTATTGCTTCGTTGCAAAGTACCGATACGATTATTCGGCCAATACTTTATGTTCCTAAGCGTGATATCTACAATTACGCCAAAGCTCATAATTTGCAGTGGCGTGAAGACAGTACAAATATTGATACAGCATACGCCAGAAATAACATTAGGCATACTGTCGTTGCCAAGATGAATACCCAGCAACGCGCTCAGGCACTGGCTATAATTCAAAACACGCAATTATTAAACACAAAAATTGACAAAGAGCTCCGGCTACTTATTACCCGCGGGCTACATAAAGATACACTGGTGTTAAATAGAAGCTGGTTTTGCAAATTGCCCCACGATATCTCCACAGAAGTAGTGCATATGTTGCTACGAAGAGCTAACGCGGCAAACGTTGATACTCCTACTATTGAAAAAGTAACCGTAGCTATCAAAACGATGTTGCCTGGAAAAGTGATTCAGGTGTCTGGTGTTGATATTCAATTAACTAAACGTTCTGCCAGATTTATTTCACGTAGTCAAACAGATGAAAAAACGGTATAA
- a CDS encoding bifunctional alpha,alpha-trehalose-phosphate synthase (UDP-forming)/trehalose-phosphatase translates to MSNKLLIVSTRLPVSVTKQDGVLQFHPSTGGLATGVSKVSETRDSIWVGWPGISSEELSNKEKSQITQELKKYKCHPVFLTTQEVDYFYSGYCNATIWPLFHYFSNMAEFKTEYWNSYVQVNALFFKEVNKFIKDSSVVWVHDYQLMLLPKLIRDHHANARIGFFLHTPFPSYEIFRILPERTDILEGLLGSDLVGFHTYDYVRHFLSSVQRNLGYDVNLGNITVGNRVVKADAYPISIDYRKFAKTPTVNQVKKILKNIGVLHDKKTVILAVDRADYSKGIPARLDAFETFLKQNPTYHEKVVLILLAVPSRGDVEAYQDLRDTIEQKVSRINGEYSTVDWNPIHYRYQSLPFHELSALYAMAEIMLVTPLRDGMNLVAKEYVASHHKGKGVLILSEMAGAASELQEALQVNPNDHQMVADALVTAIEMPTKEQKKRMLAMQDRISTYNISKWAEDYIRGLEATHKESATTTKRLIGNTLNTLLNDYTTANKRLILLDYDGTLKTFVASPKAALAYPTPKVRRIIKKFTDDHKNKVMVVSGRPKSTLDSFFKNKGPGLVAEHGGWIFDTGSWIKTSLMPKKWKKPIIKILKEYTEKTPGASVEEKDFSIVWHYRNVSPDLAYVRKEELKMTLQNELEHTDIDVYEGNKIIEVKPQNMNKGAIVAEIMSQDVWDFILCIGDDYTDEDMFKVMPDRAYSIKVGLGESSASYQVDTVKDVVNILDQITKLDT, encoded by the coding sequence ATGTCTAATAAACTACTTATCGTATCTACGAGGCTGCCTGTAAGCGTTACAAAACAAGACGGTGTATTGCAATTCCACCCAAGTACTGGTGGATTAGCAACTGGTGTGTCAAAAGTCAGTGAAACCAGAGACAGCATATGGGTTGGTTGGCCTGGCATTAGTTCAGAAGAACTCAGCAATAAAGAAAAGTCACAAATAACCCAAGAGCTAAAAAAGTATAAGTGCCACCCAGTTTTCTTAACAACTCAAGAAGTTGACTATTTTTACTCTGGGTATTGTAACGCAACGATCTGGCCTTTATTCCACTATTTTTCTAATATGGCCGAGTTTAAAACAGAATATTGGAATTCTTATGTACAAGTCAATGCACTCTTTTTTAAAGAAGTGAACAAATTTATAAAAGATAGTTCTGTAGTTTGGGTACATGATTACCAATTAATGTTGTTACCGAAATTAATAAGAGACCACCACGCCAATGCGCGTATAGGCTTTTTCTTGCATACGCCGTTTCCATCGTATGAAATCTTTAGAATACTTCCTGAGCGAACAGATATATTAGAAGGGCTTCTAGGCTCTGACTTGGTAGGTTTTCATACCTATGATTACGTAAGACATTTCTTAAGTAGCGTGCAAAGAAATTTAGGATATGATGTTAATCTTGGAAACATCACTGTAGGCAACAGAGTTGTGAAGGCAGATGCCTACCCAATTAGTATTGATTACCGCAAATTTGCAAAAACACCAACTGTTAATCAGGTTAAAAAGATACTCAAGAATATAGGTGTATTACATGATAAAAAGACTGTGATATTAGCGGTAGATAGAGCAGATTATTCCAAAGGCATTCCTGCACGACTAGACGCATTTGAAACATTCTTAAAGCAAAACCCTACCTATCACGAAAAAGTAGTACTCATACTACTCGCCGTACCTTCGAGGGGTGATGTAGAAGCATATCAAGACCTACGAGATACCATTGAACAAAAAGTTAGTAGAATAAATGGTGAATATTCAACCGTAGACTGGAACCCCATACATTATCGATACCAGTCACTACCGTTCCATGAATTAAGCGCACTATATGCAATGGCAGAGATTATGTTAGTGACGCCTTTGCGAGATGGTATGAATTTAGTCGCAAAAGAATATGTCGCATCTCATCACAAAGGAAAAGGTGTGCTCATATTAAGTGAAATGGCCGGTGCTGCAAGTGAACTTCAAGAGGCACTGCAGGTGAATCCAAACGACCACCAGATGGTTGCAGATGCACTAGTAACTGCCATAGAAATGCCCACAAAAGAGCAAAAAAAACGTATGTTGGCAATGCAAGATAGGATATCTACGTACAATATTTCTAAATGGGCAGAAGATTACATTCGAGGTCTTGAAGCAACCCATAAAGAATCTGCTACCACGACAAAAAGACTTATTGGTAATACACTTAACACGTTGCTTAACGATTATACAACTGCCAATAAACGTCTTATCCTATTGGATTATGATGGTACCTTGAAGACTTTTGTGGCATCACCAAAAGCTGCGCTCGCGTACCCCACTCCTAAAGTTAGGCGTATTATCAAAAAGTTTACAGATGATCATAAAAATAAAGTTATGGTCGTCAGTGGTAGACCAAAAAGTACTTTAGATTCTTTCTTTAAAAACAAAGGACCTGGGCTCGTAGCCGAACATGGAGGTTGGATATTTGATACAGGTAGCTGGATAAAAACTAGTCTGATGCCTAAAAAATGGAAGAAACCAATTATCAAAATCCTCAAAGAATATACCGAAAAAACGCCAGGAGCATCAGTAGAAGAAAAGGATTTCTCTATTGTCTGGCACTATAGAAATGTATCACCAGATCTTGCATACGTTCGTAAAGAAGAGCTCAAAATGACGCTACAAAATGAGCTAGAACATACTGATATTGATGTCTATGAAGGTAATAAAATTATTGAAGTTAAGCCACAAAATATGAACAAAGGTGCAATAGTTGCCGAAATAATGAGTCAAGATGTATGGGATTTTATATTATGCATTGGCGACGACTACACAGACGAAGATATGTTTAAAGTGATGCCAGATCGTGCATACAGTATTAAAGTTGGGCTGGGTGAATCTAGTGCCAGTTATCAAGTAGATACCGTTAAAGACGTCGTGAATATTTTAGATCAAATAACCAAACTTGATACGTAA
- a CDS encoding transcriptional regulator, with the protein MTERQANILQAIVEQYAEVAVPVGSVLLAKTFGVSSATIRAEMARLEDMGYVEHPYTSAGRVPTDKGYRYYVNAVTEQAAIPHESLDGSTKIDRNARAIDVRVRSAGKAAQTIKTAVDSLVDITHNLSIATIGDQLYMSGISHLFSQPEFADGTAVHEVAKLIDNLEPWLQEASPNEPLSVYIGAENPIGKASGCSLIISKFRSPYSDRSYIGVVGPTRQSYKQVMGLVRHAGQLLEKVL; encoded by the coding sequence ATGACAGAAAGACAAGCAAATATCCTCCAGGCTATAGTAGAGCAATATGCAGAAGTTGCCGTTCCGGTAGGTTCTGTACTGTTGGCAAAAACTTTTGGTGTATCATCTGCGACTATTCGGGCAGAAATGGCTCGCCTAGAAGATATGGGCTACGTAGAGCACCCGTATACGTCTGCTGGGCGAGTACCTACAGATAAGGGGTATCGGTATTATGTTAATGCGGTAACCGAACAGGCTGCGATTCCGCACGAATCATTAGATGGTTCTACTAAAATCGATCGTAATGCGAGAGCGATTGATGTGCGAGTTCGTAGTGCAGGAAAAGCTGCTCAAACAATTAAAACAGCAGTAGATAGCTTAGTAGATATTACCCATAATTTGTCTATCGCTACCATTGGTGATCAGCTCTATATGAGTGGTATATCCCACTTGTTTAGTCAGCCAGAATTTGCCGATGGAACTGCCGTGCATGAAGTCGCAAAACTTATAGATAATCTTGAACCATGGCTCCAGGAAGCATCGCCCAATGAACCGCTTAGTGTATATATTGGTGCTGAGAATCCCATAGGCAAGGCGAGTGGCTGTAGCCTAATAATTAGCAAGTTTAGAAGCCCATATAGCGATAGGAGCTATATAGGTGTTGTAGGTCCAACCCGGCAAAGCTATAAACAAGTAATGGGCCTCGTTCGCCATGCTGGCCAATTATTAGAAAAAGTATTGTAA